In Desulfomonile tiedjei DSM 6799, a genomic segment contains:
- a CDS encoding aldehyde ferredoxin oxidoreductase N-terminal domain-containing protein: MDYLSSNKILIVDLNTGETSEEELDDDLVSQKIGGVGITSSLYETYKDRDPIILGSGLLTGTLFPASALAVISAKSPRTGYLTHSPVTLKAGMELKYTGFDYVVILGKSEKPVFLWLHDGVADVQDASELWGKDVWNTTDLLRKSMGDDLIQTLVIGQAGEEGSDLAQVCVNYWANGDCWGFGKVFGKKNLKAVALRGMGLLEISDAEDFVDQCFEIYESIKGSALAGKRGVEDILIAMGENDAREWLAPVLHRHSACYNTPYPTNTFIYLDEDPKMLTEPDKSEPGFMITDIEALLALKKLGFSAADAGYVLRACSRRGVDPAAVAEIVGKSGQKDPKAIEQSLVGLQGTVTIPEGAKFSSWAPEQPIFGDFGPSGGSSTNDWWTRRQAVAYLFGIHPIFANMSPELSEEIILEMINKGTGLELSQETVDQVIADVCT; this comes from the coding sequence ATGGACTATCTATCATCGAATAAAATTCTGATTGTTGACTTGAATACGGGCGAAACTTCCGAAGAAGAACTCGATGACGATCTTGTGAGCCAGAAAATTGGCGGCGTCGGCATCACCAGTTCGCTATACGAAACCTATAAGGATAGAGATCCTATCATACTGGGCTCGGGATTACTTACCGGAACTCTATTCCCGGCTTCGGCTCTGGCCGTCATCTCAGCCAAGAGCCCAAGGACGGGTTATCTAACCCATTCCCCTGTTACATTAAAGGCCGGCATGGAGTTGAAGTACACGGGCTTTGATTATGTTGTCATACTCGGAAAGTCGGAGAAGCCTGTCTTCCTGTGGCTTCATGACGGGGTTGCAGATGTTCAGGACGCGTCGGAACTCTGGGGAAAAGATGTCTGGAACACCACCGATTTATTGAGAAAAAGTATGGGGGACGATCTCATCCAAACCCTGGTCATCGGTCAGGCTGGGGAAGAAGGCTCCGACTTGGCGCAAGTCTGTGTCAACTATTGGGCAAACGGCGACTGTTGGGGGTTCGGCAAAGTTTTTGGCAAAAAGAATCTGAAAGCTGTGGCGCTACGCGGTATGGGCTTACTGGAAATTTCCGATGCTGAAGATTTCGTCGACCAATGTTTCGAGATCTATGAGTCGATCAAAGGGAGCGCGCTTGCAGGAAAGCGCGGTGTTGAAGACATTCTTATAGCAATGGGAGAAAATGACGCCCGTGAATGGCTCGCTCCTGTTTTGCATCGGCACAGCGCCTGCTACAACACCCCCTACCCGACCAATACTTTCATATATCTGGATGAAGATCCAAAGATGCTGACAGAACCCGACAAGTCCGAACCAGGCTTCATGATCACCGACATAGAGGCTCTGTTGGCCTTGAAAAAATTGGGATTCTCAGCAGCGGACGCTGGATATGTTCTGAGGGCCTGTTCTCGCCGCGGCGTGGATCCGGCCGCTGTCGCCGAGATAGTCGGGAAATCAGGCCAGAAGGACCCCAAGGCTATCGAACAGTCTCTGGTTGGATTGCAGGGTACTGTTACGATTCCGGAAGGAGCCAAGTTCAGCTCGTGGGCACCAGAGCAACCTATTTTTGGCGATTTCGGTCCATCAGGTGGAAGCTCGACCAACGACTGGTGGACGAGAAGACAAGCGGTTGCCTACCTTTTCGGTATTCACCCTATTTTTGCAAATATGTCACCGGAACTCTCGGAAGAGATCATTCTTGAGATGATCAACAAGGGCACAGGACTCGAGCTGTCACAGGAGACTGTGGACCAGGTCATTGCAGACGTTTGCACTTAA
- a CDS encoding 4Fe-4S dicluster domain-containing protein: MRIDVDALKCIGCMACEMACGYHRDDAFALLASCIVVYRAREKKDYFGVVVKEEESLTIARPEGVEIKRIGVAEEASDSGPKKEADASAKPMLLREPCDLCGDMKYGPMCVKICPVNAISLKDEGE, from the coding sequence ATGAGAATTGACGTGGACGCTCTCAAATGTATTGGGTGCATGGCTTGCGAAATGGCGTGCGGCTATCACAGAGATGACGCCTTCGCTCTGCTTGCATCGTGTATAGTTGTTTATCGGGCTCGAGAAAAGAAAGATTACTTCGGGGTAGTCGTAAAAGAAGAAGAGAGCTTGACGATAGCGCGACCCGAGGGTGTTGAGATCAAGAGGATCGGTGTGGCTGAAGAAGCAAGCGATTCCGGGCCGAAGAAGGAGGCTGACGCCTCTGCGAAACCCATGCTGTTGCGCGAGCCCTGTGACCTCTGTGGCGACATGAAATACGGCCCCATGTGCGTCAAGATTTGTCCGGTCAATGCTATCTCGCTGAAGGATGAAGGAGAGTAG
- a CDS encoding FadR/GntR family transcriptional regulator, which produces MFKPNEKGHKVSHYVVEQIRDAILKGEFKPGDRLASERELISQFQVSKASMREALRVLEGMGLIETRKGTGGGIFAAEVNMNTTVHSLTNFLHFKNVSVADITALRYFLEPRLAQIAVSKITENDIRILEIMTNDEVNAYPTKDQRGIGFHYYIARFSENPLLILIMDFIESLLADLKIKLNPRPDFYDEVGHDHFKIIECFRRKDVNGVRKEMASHVLRVGDYLAKRAGSAPFDASEFQLVGPTVPTVDREDQLIGSNHDRPLPLAAQKTLEDLGLFLKHVGNGDLYLIQVKSNQQPE; this is translated from the coding sequence ATGTTTAAACCGAACGAAAAGGGTCACAAAGTATCACATTATGTCGTCGAGCAGATCCGAGACGCAATCTTAAAGGGTGAATTCAAGCCCGGAGATAGGCTGGCGTCCGAAAGGGAACTGATCTCTCAGTTTCAGGTCAGCAAGGCTAGTATGCGCGAAGCTTTGAGAGTATTGGAGGGAATGGGGCTCATTGAGACGAGAAAAGGAACGGGAGGGGGCATCTTTGCCGCCGAAGTAAACATGAATACCACCGTTCACAGTCTCACGAATTTCCTCCACTTCAAGAATGTGTCAGTCGCGGACATCACAGCACTTCGCTATTTTCTTGAGCCACGTCTGGCGCAGATAGCGGTATCCAAGATTACCGAGAACGACATTCGTATATTAGAGATCATGACGAATGACGAAGTAAACGCCTACCCCACAAAAGATCAACGAGGCATCGGATTCCATTATTATATTGCCAGGTTCTCAGAAAACCCCCTGCTTATTCTCATTATGGATTTCATTGAGAGCCTCCTTGCAGATCTGAAAATCAAGCTTAATCCCAGACCCGATTTCTACGATGAAGTGGGGCATGACCACTTCAAAATCATAGAATGTTTCAGACGGAAAGACGTGAATGGTGTCAGAAAAGAGATGGCGTCCCATGTGTTACGTGTGGGAGATTACCTGGCGAAGCGAGCTGGCAGCGCGCCCTTTGACGCTTCGGAATTTCAGCTTGTGGGCCCGACCGTTCCAACGGTAGATCGTGAAGATCAACTGATTGGATCGAACCATGATCGACCTCTTCCGTTGGCAGCGCAAAAGACTCTCGAGGATTTGGGGCTTTTTCTCAAGCACGTAGGTAACGGGGATTTGTACCTCATTCAAGTCAAGAGTAACCAGCAACCTGAATAG
- a CDS encoding CoA-acylating methylmalonate-semialdehyde dehydrogenase encodes MESALKNVKYRVDNGQNPYRLKYCVSGEWLESTTTKYMDCYNPSTGQVIARAPQCTVDEVESAIAAAKAAFPAWANTPPNKRAQVLFHMKALLDQHLEELTYLLCKEEGKSWTESMGDILKVNEVVEYACGIPHLMKGESVMNISSGYDTVLYHHPMGVFAGIPPWNFPAMIPHGWMAPLCVATGNTMVLKAASFVPQSAMRILELWHEAGLPKGVINIVTAGRNEAEILLRHPDIVGVSFVGSTKVGRHIYATAAANGKRVQALTEAKNHALVLRDCKLDRTANGIINAFCGCAGERCMALPVICAEEAIADELVAELKNLAKQRRIGAAYDKSTELGPVVNAGHLRFVTDWIEKGVQEGAELALDGRNPSVPPECKEGFFIGPTILDHVKPGMTCGDQEIFGPVLCVKRVKDYEEGLAIMNASEFANGSVIYTQNGYYARDFAYRTHAGMVGINVGIPVPVGIFGFTGHKNSFFGDLHVMGKDGIRFYTEIKNVTSTWFKEGAVISKKVDTWDGTITSLPSDDDKK; translated from the coding sequence ATGGAATCAGCGCTTAAGAACGTCAAGTATCGGGTGGACAATGGGCAAAACCCTTACAGGTTAAAATACTGTGTCAGTGGTGAGTGGCTGGAATCGACAACCACGAAATATATGGACTGCTACAACCCTTCAACCGGCCAGGTCATTGCTCGGGCGCCGCAATGCACGGTTGACGAAGTAGAATCCGCCATTGCCGCCGCAAAAGCGGCTTTTCCGGCCTGGGCCAATACTCCGCCGAATAAGCGCGCTCAAGTACTCTTTCACATGAAAGCACTCCTGGATCAGCACCTGGAAGAGCTTACGTACCTTCTGTGCAAAGAAGAGGGTAAATCCTGGACTGAGTCCATGGGCGACATCCTGAAGGTAAATGAAGTCGTAGAATATGCCTGCGGCATACCTCACCTCATGAAGGGTGAGTCTGTAATGAATATATCCTCCGGATACGATACGGTCCTGTATCATCATCCGATGGGAGTGTTTGCGGGCATTCCCCCATGGAATTTTCCCGCAATGATACCTCATGGTTGGATGGCCCCTCTTTGTGTGGCCACCGGGAATACGATGGTCCTGAAAGCGGCAAGTTTTGTCCCCCAATCGGCGATGCGCATTCTTGAACTGTGGCATGAGGCCGGACTGCCCAAAGGTGTTATCAATATTGTGACTGCCGGGAGAAATGAGGCTGAGATCCTCCTGAGACATCCCGATATAGTGGGAGTGTCTTTTGTAGGTTCTACGAAAGTCGGTCGTCATATCTACGCGACTGCCGCTGCAAACGGAAAACGTGTCCAAGCATTAACCGAGGCAAAGAATCACGCACTTGTTCTGCGTGACTGTAAGCTTGACCGAACCGCAAACGGCATTATCAATGCGTTCTGCGGCTGTGCTGGGGAACGTTGCATGGCCTTGCCGGTTATCTGCGCAGAAGAGGCGATAGCTGACGAACTGGTCGCAGAGCTGAAGAATCTCGCGAAACAGAGAAGGATAGGGGCTGCCTACGACAAATCTACGGAATTGGGTCCTGTGGTGAATGCAGGTCATCTAAGGTTTGTCACCGACTGGATAGAAAAAGGCGTTCAAGAGGGAGCCGAACTCGCGCTCGACGGAAGAAATCCGAGTGTTCCACCCGAGTGCAAAGAAGGATTCTTCATTGGACCCACGATTCTCGACCACGTCAAACCGGGTATGACATGCGGCGATCAGGAAATCTTCGGCCCCGTGCTTTGCGTCAAGCGTGTGAAGGATTACGAAGAAGGTCTGGCGATTATGAATGCCAGCGAATTTGCTAACGGGTCCGTAATCTATACGCAGAACGGATACTATGCGAGGGATTTTGCGTATCGGACCCATGCCGGGATGGTCGGAATCAACGTCGGCATTCCCGTGCCTGTGGGAATCTTCGGCTTTACCGGACACAAGAACTCGTTTTTCGGCGATCTTCACGTAATGGGAAAAGACGGCATACGTTTCTACACGGAGATAAAGAACGTAACTTCCACGTGGTTTAAAGAGGGTGCAGTGATTTCTAAAAAGGTCGATACGTGGGATGGCACTATCACCTCTTTGCCCTCGGACGATGATAAGAAATAG
- a CDS encoding FAD-binding oxidoreductase, with product MSELSSPQNEQVFAAADVGNVDSVLRELRKIVGESNCTAARHIRYAYSYDLSFVKPKLPDYVVMAETVEQVQELLRFANKEKIPVIPYTAGTNIGGLTIPERGGILLDLKKMNKIIDIDPEAHVAVIEPGVSHAKLADALYQHKLRFGWPVGPPSASVLACAVSHGIGGLNARYGLNSQEITSMEVVLPTGELVRVGSCAIRHDAWHSCLPLPQLDGLFKGWLGSSGVVTKIGISVHPIPPLLKVFTVSCDNVEDMYSYMLNLSNYEICDDLTAVSWWLAQVPIPYPFKPKPDSAPEWFSFATTTSWTEKEREARSEIWETVFEEEQKKNTSIKRTVYPEEALKGRTQLPSQVVGSTKNYCKQGGAGISWPGTFTPAKVWAPVYNKWKEILIGHNLSPSVRMSMYRGVHYGMLRAMIPFNKQSAEETENARHAIVECLKVDLDAGGIPYKPPIDFANEINQRASPGYLDLLRRVKKFLDPNDIMNPGKLGI from the coding sequence ATGTCTGAGTTGAGCAGTCCACAGAACGAACAAGTTTTCGCAGCAGCAGATGTCGGAAATGTCGACTCTGTGCTCAGGGAACTGAGAAAGATAGTCGGCGAATCGAACTGTACCGCGGCGAGACACATTCGTTATGCCTACTCGTACGACCTTAGTTTTGTAAAACCCAAGCTGCCTGACTATGTGGTCATGGCTGAGACCGTTGAGCAGGTCCAGGAACTTCTCCGGTTTGCCAATAAAGAGAAGATCCCGGTGATTCCGTACACTGCCGGCACAAATATTGGCGGTCTTACAATTCCCGAACGCGGCGGTATTCTTCTTGATCTAAAAAAGATGAATAAGATTATTGACATAGATCCGGAAGCACATGTCGCTGTTATCGAACCCGGAGTTTCCCACGCAAAACTGGCGGACGCTTTGTACCAGCACAAATTGAGATTCGGGTGGCCGGTCGGGCCTCCTTCGGCTTCAGTCCTGGCTTGCGCCGTTTCACACGGTATTGGAGGGTTGAACGCGAGGTATGGATTAAACAGCCAGGAAATTACGAGTATGGAAGTCGTTTTGCCTACCGGCGAGCTCGTGAGGGTAGGATCGTGCGCCATCAGGCACGACGCCTGGCACAGTTGTCTGCCGCTTCCTCAACTCGACGGCCTCTTTAAGGGATGGCTGGGATCCTCCGGTGTCGTGACAAAGATCGGCATCAGTGTGCATCCGATTCCCCCTCTTCTGAAAGTCTTTACCGTGTCGTGCGACAATGTTGAGGACATGTACTCCTACATGTTGAATTTAAGCAACTATGAAATCTGTGACGATCTCACAGCCGTTTCCTGGTGGCTTGCCCAGGTTCCTATCCCTTATCCCTTCAAACCCAAGCCCGATAGCGCTCCCGAGTGGTTTAGCTTTGCGACTACAACCTCATGGACCGAAAAGGAAAGAGAGGCAAGGTCGGAAATCTGGGAGACAGTCTTTGAGGAAGAGCAGAAAAAGAATACTTCCATCAAGCGAACGGTTTATCCGGAAGAGGCATTGAAGGGAAGAACACAACTGCCCAGTCAGGTAGTGGGTTCTACCAAGAATTACTGCAAGCAGGGTGGAGCTGGAATATCGTGGCCGGGGACCTTTACTCCCGCCAAAGTCTGGGCTCCTGTCTATAATAAGTGGAAAGAGATCCTCATCGGCCACAACCTTTCACCTTCCGTCCGCATGAGCATGTATCGGGGCGTTCACTATGGAATGCTCAGAGCGATGATTCCTTTTAACAAACAGAGCGCTGAAGAGACTGAAAACGCAAGACATGCAATTGTTGAGTGCCTCAAGGTCGATTTGGACGCCGGAGGCATCCCTTATAAGCCGCCGATCGACTTTGCCAATGAAATCAACCAGCGAGCCAGTCCAGGATATCTGGATCTTTTGAGAAGAGTGAAAAAATTCCTGGATCCCAACGACATCATGAATCCAGGCAAACTCGGCATATAA